Proteins encoded in a region of the Takifugu flavidus isolate HTHZ2018 chromosome 8, ASM371156v2, whole genome shotgun sequence genome:
- the rapgef3 gene encoding rap guanine nucleotide exchange factor 3 isoform X5, whose translation MHLFRSHQYQVFPDRLSVETPTIRGISWTPLPESLGSKDTMKQFLSDRVVKAARSVYSVMIEKNPGLIRDRKYHLKTYRQCCSGKELVDWLMKQSDCLQSRSQVVGMWQVLVDEGILVHVKQELNFHDKDTQFFRFRDSECGLNHVTNERDAEDELQEGLSLLSQLGPDALLTMILRKCPSQRSAEDLEVIYEELLHVKAAAHLSTSVRKELAAVLVFESHAKAGTVLFSQGDKGTSWYIIWKGSVNVITHGKGLVTTLHEGEDFGQLALLNDAPRAATIILREDNCHFLRVDKQDFIRILKDVEANTVRLEEHGKTVLVLEKSSDRAEQTGAGNNSKYTVMSGTPEKILEHLLETIKLDSNGNDGIDPCVSDFLLTHKVFMSSSQLCSALLHQYPAELSKGSDQEKASYILTAKRKVVKLVCHWVALYDLLLKEDPVALDFLERLKKEVAADYRLSGILKEQFRERRRTRILENGYQSLCRNQKFDWFLHCEEPVGRLQPIRAHDKVLYEICRADSKALTVMLPVNTTVQDVISAVVKPGGDHVLVKMNSAGERAQLKLDAAAVYTALGVNERLFICTSSQVEKLFPLKEQQGPEQGTSDILGQMGSKDIATELTNYDWELFAAMHEAELIYYVFGRHKFPGATTANLERFVRRFNEVQHWVVTELCLCEDLVKRAVLLKKFIKIASVLKEQRNLNSFFAVMFGLSNSAVRRLYKTWERIPSKTKRIYCSYERLMDPSRNHRAYRLTVAKLGPPYIPFMPLLLKDMTFINEGNPNYLEKLVNFEKMRMIAKTVKVVRGCRSHPYTPSSPQRSLADRMFLDGPTTRMSTCSEHGLLLRSPSNIRHYVQNLKVIDNQRKLTQLSRTLEC comes from the exons ATGCATTTGTTTCGGAGTCACCAGTACCAAGTCTTCCCGGACCGCCTGTCAGTGGAGACCCCGACCATCAGAGGCATCAGCTGG ACTCCGCTGCCAGAGTCTCTGGGTTCCAAAGACACGATGAAGCAG TTTCTTTCAGACCGCGTCGTAAAGGCCGCGAGATCAGTTTACAGCGTTATGATTGAGAAGAACCCTGGTCTGATCCGGGATAGGAAGTATCACCTGAAGACCTACAG GCAGTGCTGCTCCGGGAAAGAGCTGGTCGACTGGCTGATGAAGCAGAGCGACTGCCTGCAATCCAGGAGCCAGGTGGTCGGAATGTGGCAGGTCTTGGTGGACGAAGGAATCCTCGTTCATG TAAAACAGGAGTTGAACTTCCATGACAAGGACACCCAGTTCTTCCGCTTCCGGGACTCCGAGTGTGGCCTCAACCACGTCACTAACGAGAGAGATGCGGAGGATGAGCTCCAGGAGGGCCTGTCGCTGCTGTCTCAGCTGGGCCCTGATGCTCTGCTCACTATGATTCTGCGCAAATG CCCCAGTCAGAGGAGCGCCGAGGATCTGGAGGTCATCTACGAGGAGCTGCTCCACGTCaaggctgctgctcatctctccACCTCG GTGCGTAAGGAGCTGGCAGCCGTGCTGGTCTTTGAATCACATGCCAAGGCCGGAACAGTCT TGTTCAGTCAGGGGGACAAAGGCACCTCTTGGTACATCATATGGAAAGGCTCAGTAAACGTGATCACGCACGGAAAG GGCCTGGTGACGACGCTGCACGAGGGCGAGGACTTCGGGCAGCTGGCCCTGCTGAACGATGCACCTCGAGCTGCCACCATCATCTTGAGAGAAGACAACTGTCACTTCCTCCGCGTTGATAAACAGGACTTTATACGCATCCTAAAG GATGTTGAAGCGAATACAGTGCGACTTGAAGAACATGGGAAAactgtgctggtgctggagaaGAGCTCCGACAGGGCTGAACAAACAGGAGCTGGAAACAACAGCAA GTACACCGTCATGTCAGGAACGCCTGAGAAAATCCTGGAGCACCTCCTGGAAACCATCAAGTTGGACTCTAATGGAAACGATGGAATAG ATCCCTGCGTGAGCGACTTTCTGCTCACCCACAAagtgttcatgtcctccagtcaGCTGTGCTCGGCGCTCCTGCACCAATATCCT GCAGAGCTGAGCAAGGGCTCAGACCAGGAGAAAGCTTCCTACATTCTCACAGCAAAACGAAAGGTAGTGAAGCTAGTGTGCCACTGGGTGGCGCTCTACGACCTTCTCCTGAAAGAGGACCCCGTGGCTTTGGACTTTCTGGAG AGGTTGAAGAAAGAGGTGGCAGCTGATTATCGCCTCTCCGGCATCCTGAAAGAACAATTTCGGGAAAGAAGGAGAACAAGAAT ACTGGAGAATGGGTATCAGTCTCTATGCAGG AACCAGAAGTTCGATTGGTTTTTACACTGCGAGGAGCCGGTGGGGAGGCTACAGCCGATCAGAGCGCACGATAAAG TCCTGTACGAGATCTGCCGAGCAGACAGCAAAGCCCTCACAGTGATGCTGCCGGTCAACACCACCGTCCAGGACGTGATATCAGCGGTGGTGAAACCCGGAGGAGACCACGTCCTGGTCAAGATGAACTCTGCAGGAG AAAGAGCTCAGCTGAAGCTGGACGCCGCTGCGGTCTACACCGCGCTGGGGGTCAACGAGAGACTCTTCATCTGCACGAGCAGCCAAGTGGAGAAACTG TTCCCTCTGAAGGAACAGCAGGGGCCAGAGCAAGGAACATCTGACATCCTGGGACAGATGGGCTCTAAAGACATCGCCACCGAGCTCACCAATTACGACTGGGAGCTCTTTGCCGCCATGCACGAG GCGGAGCTCATCTACTACGTATTTGGCCGCCACAAATTCCCCGGCGCCACCACGGCCAACCTGGAGCGGTTTGTGCGTCGCTTTAACGAGGTGCAGCACTGGGTGGTGACCGAGCTGTGCCTGTGTGAAGACCTGGTGAAACGGGCGGTGCTGCTGAAGAAGTTCATCAAGATCGCCTCAGT CTTAAAGGAGCAGAGGAATCTCAACTCCTTCTTCGCCGTGATGTTCGGTCTGAGCAACAGTGCGGTGCGCAGACTTTACAAAACCTGGGAG AGGATTCCCAGCAAGACCAAAAGGATCTATTGCTCCTATGAGAGGCTGATG GATCCATCACGCAACCACAGGGCCTACAGGCTGACTGTGGCCAAGCTGGGCCCCCCTTACATCCCCTTCATGCCTCTGCTGCTCAAAG ACATGACGTTCATCAATGAGGGAAACCCAAACTACCTGGAGAAACTGGTCAACTTTGAGAAAATG CGAATGATCGCCAAGACGGTGAAGGTCGTGCGAGGGTGCAGGAGTCATCCTTACA cACCGTCGTCCCCTCAGCGGAGCCTGGCGGATCGCATGTTCCTGGACGGGCCCACGACCCGAATGTCCACCT GCTCGGAGCACGGCCTCCTGCTACGGAGCCCCAGCAACATCAGGCATTACGTCCAGAACCTGAAGGTGATCGACAACCAGCGCAAACTCACGCAGCTCTCACGGACGTTGGAATGTTAG
- the rapgef3 gene encoding rap guanine nucleotide exchange factor 3 isoform X6, translated as MIEKNPGLIRDRKYHLKTYRQCCSGKELVDWLMKQSDCLQSRSQVVGMWQVLVDEGILVHVKQELNFHDKDTQFFRFRDSECGLNHVTNERDAEDELQEGLSLLSQLGPDALLTMILRKCPSQRSAEDLEVIYEELLHVKAAAHLSTSVRKELAAVLVFESHAKAGTVLFSQGDKGTSWYIIWKGSVNVITHGKGLVTTLHEGEDFGQLALLNDAPRAATIILREDNCHFLRVDKQDFIRILKDVEANTVRLEEHGKTVLVLEKSSDRAEQTGAGNNSKYTVMSGTPEKILEHLLETIKLDSNGNDGIDPCVSDFLLTHKVFMSSSQLCSALLHQYPAELSKGSDQEKASYILTAKRKVVKLVCHWVALYDLLLKEDPVALDFLERLKKEVAADYRLSGILKEQFRERRRTRILENGYQSLCRNQKFDWFLHCEEPVGRLQPIRAHDKVLYEICRADSKALTVMLPVNTTVQDVISAVVKPGGDHVLVKMNSAGERAQLKLDAAAVYTALGVNERLFICTSSQVEKLFPLKEQQGPEQGTSDILGQMGSKDIATELTNYDWELFAAMHEAELIYYVFGRHKFPGATTANLERFVRRFNEVQHWVVTELCLCEDLVKRAVLLKKFIKIASVLKEQRNLNSFFAVMFGLSNSAVRRLYKTWEVRATAHVNWCPLQMFTLFGLFQRIPSKTKRIYCSYERLMDPSRNHRAYRLTVAKLGPPYIPFMPLLLKDMTFINEGNPNYLEKLVNFEKMRMIAKTVKVVRGCRSHPYTPSSPQRSLADRMFLDGPTTRMSTCSEHGLLLRSPSNIRHYVQNLKVIDNQRKLTQLSRTLEC; from the exons ATGATTGAGAAGAACCCTGGTCTGATCCGGGATAGGAAGTATCACCTGAAGACCTACAG GCAGTGCTGCTCCGGGAAAGAGCTGGTCGACTGGCTGATGAAGCAGAGCGACTGCCTGCAATCCAGGAGCCAGGTGGTCGGAATGTGGCAGGTCTTGGTGGACGAAGGAATCCTCGTTCATG TAAAACAGGAGTTGAACTTCCATGACAAGGACACCCAGTTCTTCCGCTTCCGGGACTCCGAGTGTGGCCTCAACCACGTCACTAACGAGAGAGATGCGGAGGATGAGCTCCAGGAGGGCCTGTCGCTGCTGTCTCAGCTGGGCCCTGATGCTCTGCTCACTATGATTCTGCGCAAATG CCCCAGTCAGAGGAGCGCCGAGGATCTGGAGGTCATCTACGAGGAGCTGCTCCACGTCaaggctgctgctcatctctccACCTCG GTGCGTAAGGAGCTGGCAGCCGTGCTGGTCTTTGAATCACATGCCAAGGCCGGAACAGTCT TGTTCAGTCAGGGGGACAAAGGCACCTCTTGGTACATCATATGGAAAGGCTCAGTAAACGTGATCACGCACGGAAAG GGCCTGGTGACGACGCTGCACGAGGGCGAGGACTTCGGGCAGCTGGCCCTGCTGAACGATGCACCTCGAGCTGCCACCATCATCTTGAGAGAAGACAACTGTCACTTCCTCCGCGTTGATAAACAGGACTTTATACGCATCCTAAAG GATGTTGAAGCGAATACAGTGCGACTTGAAGAACATGGGAAAactgtgctggtgctggagaaGAGCTCCGACAGGGCTGAACAAACAGGAGCTGGAAACAACAGCAA GTACACCGTCATGTCAGGAACGCCTGAGAAAATCCTGGAGCACCTCCTGGAAACCATCAAGTTGGACTCTAATGGAAACGATGGAATAG ATCCCTGCGTGAGCGACTTTCTGCTCACCCACAAagtgttcatgtcctccagtcaGCTGTGCTCGGCGCTCCTGCACCAATATCCT GCAGAGCTGAGCAAGGGCTCAGACCAGGAGAAAGCTTCCTACATTCTCACAGCAAAACGAAAGGTAGTGAAGCTAGTGTGCCACTGGGTGGCGCTCTACGACCTTCTCCTGAAAGAGGACCCCGTGGCTTTGGACTTTCTGGAG AGGTTGAAGAAAGAGGTGGCAGCTGATTATCGCCTCTCCGGCATCCTGAAAGAACAATTTCGGGAAAGAAGGAGAACAAGAAT ACTGGAGAATGGGTATCAGTCTCTATGCAGG AACCAGAAGTTCGATTGGTTTTTACACTGCGAGGAGCCGGTGGGGAGGCTACAGCCGATCAGAGCGCACGATAAAG TCCTGTACGAGATCTGCCGAGCAGACAGCAAAGCCCTCACAGTGATGCTGCCGGTCAACACCACCGTCCAGGACGTGATATCAGCGGTGGTGAAACCCGGAGGAGACCACGTCCTGGTCAAGATGAACTCTGCAGGAG AAAGAGCTCAGCTGAAGCTGGACGCCGCTGCGGTCTACACCGCGCTGGGGGTCAACGAGAGACTCTTCATCTGCACGAGCAGCCAAGTGGAGAAACTG TTCCCTCTGAAGGAACAGCAGGGGCCAGAGCAAGGAACATCTGACATCCTGGGACAGATGGGCTCTAAAGACATCGCCACCGAGCTCACCAATTACGACTGGGAGCTCTTTGCCGCCATGCACGAG GCGGAGCTCATCTACTACGTATTTGGCCGCCACAAATTCCCCGGCGCCACCACGGCCAACCTGGAGCGGTTTGTGCGTCGCTTTAACGAGGTGCAGCACTGGGTGGTGACCGAGCTGTGCCTGTGTGAAGACCTGGTGAAACGGGCGGTGCTGCTGAAGAAGTTCATCAAGATCGCCTCAGT CTTAAAGGAGCAGAGGAATCTCAACTCCTTCTTCGCCGTGATGTTCGGTCTGAGCAACAGTGCGGTGCGCAGACTTTACAAAACCTGGGAGGTGAGAGCCACAGCGCACGTTAACTGGTGCCCGCTGCAGATGTTCACCCTCTTTGGTCTGTTTCAGAGGATTCCCAGCAAGACCAAAAGGATCTATTGCTCCTATGAGAGGCTGATG GATCCATCACGCAACCACAGGGCCTACAGGCTGACTGTGGCCAAGCTGGGCCCCCCTTACATCCCCTTCATGCCTCTGCTGCTCAAAG ACATGACGTTCATCAATGAGGGAAACCCAAACTACCTGGAGAAACTGGTCAACTTTGAGAAAATG CGAATGATCGCCAAGACGGTGAAGGTCGTGCGAGGGTGCAGGAGTCATCCTTACA cACCGTCGTCCCCTCAGCGGAGCCTGGCGGATCGCATGTTCCTGGACGGGCCCACGACCCGAATGTCCACCT GCTCGGAGCACGGCCTCCTGCTACGGAGCCCCAGCAACATCAGGCATTACGTCCAGAACCTGAAGGTGATCGACAACCAGCGCAAACTCACGCAGCTCTCACGGACGTTGGAATGTTAG